The Burkholderia lata genome contains a region encoding:
- a CDS encoding type II secretion system F family protein, with protein sequence MSSATLLALMFALICAAAGLLLWRGSQVREGRAHTQRFFDSRVGQGAHAAAPAGDARAARAAAPGAANSQAPEQGFARWRASVFDAWTVLSDRAGLDEIRAGLVLALVGIALLALWAGLAGGVLAAAAALVAGGVLVVLWITSRISRRRLKIVRQLPSFLDGIVRLVTLGNSVPAAFQSTLQTAEMPLRRCLDDVSRMLRSGVEIDRAMLHVAHTYRIREFELVGAVLRLSVRYGGRADVMLDRMSTFMRDLEHAERELSAMSAETRMSAWVLALMPIAVGSFVIATSPHYFTAMWNDDSGRQLVYLAFALQTMGGFWLYRLARLR encoded by the coding sequence ATGTCTAGCGCCACCCTGCTGGCGCTGATGTTCGCGCTGATCTGCGCGGCGGCCGGGTTGCTGCTGTGGCGCGGAAGCCAGGTCCGCGAAGGGCGCGCCCATACGCAGCGGTTTTTCGACAGCCGGGTGGGACAGGGCGCGCACGCCGCAGCGCCGGCTGGCGACGCGCGCGCCGCGCGAGCTGCGGCGCCCGGTGCGGCGAATTCGCAGGCGCCGGAGCAAGGGTTCGCGCGCTGGCGTGCGTCGGTGTTCGATGCGTGGACCGTGCTGTCCGACCGTGCGGGCCTTGACGAGATTCGCGCCGGCCTCGTGCTGGCGCTTGTGGGCATCGCGCTGCTCGCGCTGTGGGCCGGCCTGGCCGGCGGCGTGCTTGCCGCGGCTGCCGCGCTCGTGGCGGGCGGGGTGCTCGTCGTGCTGTGGATCACGTCGCGAATCAGCCGGCGGCGCCTGAAGATCGTCCGGCAACTGCCTTCGTTTCTCGACGGGATCGTGCGGCTGGTGACGCTCGGAAACAGCGTGCCGGCGGCGTTCCAGTCGACGCTTCAGACGGCCGAGATGCCGCTGCGCCGCTGCCTCGACGACGTGTCGCGGATGCTGCGATCCGGCGTCGAGATCGATCGCGCCATGCTGCATGTCGCGCACACGTACCGTATCCGCGAATTCGAACTGGTCGGCGCGGTGCTGCGTCTGTCGGTCCGCTACGGCGGGCGGGCGGACGTGATGCTCGACCGGATGTCGACGTTCATGCGCGACCTCGAGCACGCGGAGCGCGAACTGTCCGCGATGTCGGCTGAGACCCGGATGTCTGCCTGGGTGCTGGCGCTGATGCCGATCGCGGTCGGCAGCTTCGTCATTGCCACGAGCCCGCACTATTTCACGGCGATGTGGAACGACGATAGCGGGCGTCAGCTGGTCTATCTGGCGTTTGCGCTACAGACGATGGGCGGTTTTTGGTTGTACCGGCTCGCGCGGTTGAGGTGA
- a CDS encoding type II secretion system F family protein, whose amino-acid sequence MDANRLGALALVLGSIGVLLLAVLAIVRVVLVQRAERALVNALDRRTAAVEAAAARAGSADPARDAAGHAAPRARLAGLRERFEDVGMRWLETGFSRYLIADEDRQLLEQCGFVDVRARALFVSARIACAVLLPALAVLVLISRGHGGRWALWISVALVTGYMLPKIYVRRRATARRRSISAELPLLVDMLRLLQGVGLSLDQSIQVVVHDFQTMLPVLSWELAVAQRQFAAGRTREQSLQRLTNSFDNEDLRAIVRLLIQVDKHGGAVQEPLKQFGDRLREGRRATLREQIGRLTVKMTGVMIVTLLPALLIVTAGPGVMTVLAALAEFQR is encoded by the coding sequence ATGGATGCAAACCGTTTAGGCGCACTTGCGCTGGTGCTCGGATCGATCGGCGTGCTGCTGCTTGCCGTACTGGCGATCGTTCGCGTCGTGCTCGTGCAGCGCGCCGAACGTGCGCTGGTGAATGCGCTTGACCGCCGGACTGCGGCGGTCGAAGCGGCGGCCGCGCGAGCCGGTTCCGCTGACCCCGCGAGGGATGCCGCTGGACACGCCGCGCCGCGCGCACGTCTCGCGGGGTTGCGCGAACGCTTCGAAGACGTCGGGATGCGGTGGCTCGAAACCGGCTTCAGCCGTTATCTGATCGCGGACGAAGATCGTCAACTGCTGGAGCAATGCGGTTTCGTCGACGTTCGGGCGAGAGCACTGTTCGTCAGCGCACGCATTGCGTGCGCGGTCCTGCTGCCTGCGCTCGCCGTGTTGGTGCTGATCAGCCGCGGCCACGGGGGGCGCTGGGCGCTCTGGATCTCGGTCGCGCTCGTCACCGGATACATGCTGCCGAAAATCTATGTGCGCCGGCGAGCCACTGCACGCCGGCGGAGCATTTCGGCCGAATTGCCGCTGCTGGTCGACATGCTGCGGCTGCTGCAGGGTGTCGGCCTGTCGCTCGATCAGAGCATCCAGGTCGTCGTGCACGATTTTCAGACCATGCTGCCCGTGCTGTCGTGGGAGCTTGCCGTTGCCCAGCGGCAGTTCGCGGCGGGACGCACGCGCGAACAATCGCTGCAACGCCTCACGAACAGTTTCGACAATGAGGATCTGCGCGCGATCGTGCGATTGCTGATTCAGGTGGACAAGCACGGCGGTGCAGTTCAGGAGCCGCTGAAGCAGTTCGGCGATCGTCTGCGCGAAGGGCGTCGCGCGACGTTGCGCGAGCAGATCGGTCGACTGACGGTGAAGATGACCGGCGTGATGATCGTCACGCTGTTGCCGGCACTGTTGATCGTTACCGCGGGGCCCGGGGTCATGACCGTGCTGGCCGCGCTTGCCGAGTTTCAACGCTGA
- a CDS encoding CpaF family protein, whose product MAHDIQFADGAAPFSQTQQFHDIKNAAHEHLLTRIEELGAEFGRWSRQAINQFVDLEIDSFVRLRRIPLNESEVRAVAEALTKELAGFGPIEDLLADPHVEDILINGYNDIYVSRHGILSRLPIRFTDNAHLLRIVRRILAPVGRRLDESNPMVDARLPDGGRVNVVIEPLSIDGPVVSIRKFRKDPLKPEDLLGNGTFNEEIGRLLEAAVEARCNILVSGGTSSGKTSLLNALAFHIPMVERVVTIEDTAELSLNHPHVVRLESRPGGFDGSGVVTIRDLLRNTLRMRPDRIIVGEVRGGEVLEMLQAMNTGHDGSMGTVHASSPRECLYRLEMLAGFAGFQGTEASLRRQIANAIDFIVQIGRLSNGRRRILSITEVTGMSDNIVSTQELYRYEARVTPEGDEIDHWESLGIHPHSPKLARFRNTLVSSGGGFGGNFGRGGGFNV is encoded by the coding sequence ATGGCACACGACATTCAATTTGCCGACGGCGCAGCGCCGTTCTCGCAGACGCAACAGTTCCACGACATCAAGAATGCCGCGCACGAGCATTTGCTCACGCGGATCGAGGAGCTGGGTGCGGAATTCGGCCGTTGGTCGCGGCAGGCGATCAACCAGTTCGTCGATCTCGAGATTGACAGCTTCGTGCGGTTGCGTCGGATCCCGCTCAACGAGAGCGAGGTGCGCGCGGTTGCCGAGGCGCTGACGAAGGAACTCGCCGGCTTCGGGCCGATCGAGGACCTGCTGGCGGACCCGCACGTCGAGGACATCCTGATCAACGGATACAACGACATCTATGTGTCGCGGCACGGGATTCTGTCGAGGCTGCCGATCCGCTTCACCGATAACGCCCATCTGCTGCGGATCGTGCGACGGATTCTCGCGCCGGTCGGCCGGCGGCTCGACGAATCGAATCCGATGGTCGATGCGCGGCTGCCCGACGGCGGGCGTGTCAACGTCGTCATCGAGCCGCTGTCGATCGACGGCCCGGTCGTATCGATCCGGAAGTTCCGCAAGGACCCGCTGAAACCCGAGGATCTGCTGGGCAACGGCACCTTCAACGAGGAAATCGGGCGGCTGCTCGAGGCTGCGGTCGAGGCGCGCTGCAACATCCTCGTGTCGGGCGGTACCAGTTCGGGCAAGACGTCGCTGCTGAATGCGCTGGCGTTCCACATCCCCATGGTGGAGCGCGTCGTGACGATCGAGGATACGGCTGAGCTGTCGCTGAATCACCCGCACGTCGTACGGCTCGAGAGTCGCCCCGGCGGCTTCGACGGCAGCGGTGTCGTGACGATTCGCGACCTGCTGCGCAACACGTTGCGGATGCGGCCGGACCGGATCATCGTCGGCGAAGTGCGCGGCGGTGAAGTGCTCGAAATGCTGCAGGCGATGAATACGGGCCACGACGGATCGATGGGCACCGTGCACGCGAGTTCGCCGCGCGAGTGTCTGTACCGGCTCGAGATGCTTGCCGGCTTCGCCGGCTTTCAAGGCACCGAGGCAAGTCTGCGTCGGCAGATCGCCAACGCGATCGATTTCATCGTGCAGATCGGCCGGCTGTCAAACGGCCGCCGGCGCATCCTGTCGATCACCGAAGTCACCGGCATGTCGGACAACATCGTATCGACGCAGGAGCTGTATCGCTACGAGGCACGCGTCACGCCAGAGGGCGACGAGATCGATCATTGGGAGTCGCTCGGCATTCATCCGCATTCGCCGAAGCTTGCACGCTTCCGCAACACGCTTGTGTCGAGCGGCGGCGGGTTTGGCGGCAACTTCGGGCGAGGCGGGGGCTTCAATGTCTAG